A genomic region of Gammaproteobacteria bacterium contains the following coding sequences:
- a CDS encoding DUF4019 domain-containing protein, with translation MKSRALSAALVVMASLASICVDAAAETPPDIKTRPSDDGGYVLTLTSAAITNVPAAQAALVPAAQKACAGKIPQFGHYRFKSTEPVSADGKGDRAKTSFAIDQDITCADSPAQVVQPAPTDPNWRPSQADLQAVTDTIRKYFIAKDRGDVATTYALLDGGMGLSVEEWKSTSQEFTAQTGAAISHKVVKLTWYKDPQNAPAPGVYAAADFVDQYEKATDCGYLSLHQRSDGSFRVIHEQDGFMPNHSDMTPAQLADLKAKLGCVSDEPAPLPETKADAVGYPDVDTARKALLARKDAQSHTDNGWLVVYLPSEYTLWSFSPPSDPSYPAAVKRVVTKGANNNTMISMSVLCQASKQACDNLVRQFQELNEQIKASLNHQ, from the coding sequence GTGAAATCCAGGGCTTTAAGTGCGGCGTTGGTCGTGATGGCATCTCTTGCGTCGATTTGCGTTGATGCCGCTGCTGAGACTCCTCCGGACATCAAGACGCGTCCGTCTGACGATGGCGGCTATGTACTCACGCTAACGAGTGCCGCTATCACCAATGTGCCTGCCGCGCAGGCAGCGCTGGTCCCGGCAGCGCAGAAGGCCTGCGCCGGCAAGATCCCCCAGTTTGGGCACTACAGGTTCAAGTCGACAGAGCCTGTGAGCGCCGATGGTAAGGGTGACAGAGCGAAGACCAGTTTCGCGATAGACCAGGACATCACATGCGCAGACTCACCCGCACAGGTGGTGCAGCCGGCGCCTACTGACCCGAATTGGCGGCCGAGTCAGGCGGACCTCCAGGCAGTCACCGATACCATAAGGAAGTATTTCATCGCGAAAGACCGCGGGGACGTCGCCACCACCTACGCCCTGTTGGATGGCGGGATGGGTCTCTCCGTCGAGGAGTGGAAAAGCACTTCTCAGGAGTTCACCGCCCAGACGGGGGCGGCGATAAGCCATAAGGTCGTGAAGCTCACCTGGTACAAGGATCCGCAGAACGCACCCGCACCTGGCGTCTATGCAGCCGCAGATTTTGTGGATCAGTATGAGAAAGCCACTGACTGCGGCTATCTGTCACTGCACCAGAGATCCGATGGTTCGTTCCGGGTGATCCATGAGCAAGACGGATTCATGCCGAATCACTCCGATATGACTCCCGCCCAACTGGCCGATTTGAAGGCAAAGCTCGGCTGCGTAAGCGATGAGCCGGCACCGTTGCCTGAGACGAAAGCCGACGCCGTCGGCTATCCAGACGTGGATACGGCCCGCAAGGCACTATTGGCGAGGAAAGATGCCCAGTCACACACTGACAACGGCTGGCTGGTGGTCTATTTGCCGTCTGAATATACGCTCTGGTCGTTCTCGCCACCCAGCGACCCCTCTTACCCCGCGGCGGTTAAACGAGTCGTTACCAAGGGCGCGAACAACAATACGATGATCTCGATGAGTGTCTTGTGCCAGGCCTCGAAGCAGGCCTGCGACAACCTTGTCAGGCAGTTTCAGGAGCTCAACGAGCAGATTAAAGCTTCTCTGAACCATCAATAG
- a CDS encoding cupin domain-containing protein, which translates to MSNEEVPETRGVKAELLATVDLGPEIEGMAGYQLRMRRFTLEPGAVFGPLHDHKGRPGTVFILQGTITDHRDGKATEYGPGAGWPEDRNTLHWLENRGTVPVVEISVDIVRKG; encoded by the coding sequence GTGAGCAACGAAGAAGTACCCGAGACCCGGGGCGTCAAAGCCGAATTGCTCGCGACGGTGGACCTCGGTCCCGAGATCGAAGGCATGGCGGGGTATCAGCTACGCATGCGCAGGTTCACCCTGGAGCCCGGCGCCGTGTTCGGGCCTCTGCACGATCACAAGGGCAGGCCGGGCACCGTCTTCATCCTGCAAGGCACCATCACCGACCACCGGGACGGGAAAGCCACGGAGTATGGTCCGGGCGCGGGCTGGCCCGAGGACCGCAACACCCTGCACTGGCTGGAGAACCGGGGCACGGTCCCGGTGGTGGAGATCTCGGTGGATATCGTCCGCAAGGGCTGA
- a CDS encoding heavy metal-associated domain-containing protein → MRANLKTASLAVLLLASSSAVQADGLVKVEQTIFGMDCAPCAYGMEKNLGKLAGVAKVNVSIEQGVAYIDFAPNSPTTLADIHDVVLRGGLTPEKIVLTVQGTVAQRGDKLVLTDGSKEEYLLSGLSAAQLAGLKPGAAVSVQGEATSDPGASPVTLKVQDVKTL, encoded by the coding sequence ATGCGTGCTAACCTGAAAACGGCCTCTCTCGCGGTCCTGCTCCTGGCCTCAAGCTCCGCCGTCCAGGCGGACGGCCTGGTGAAGGTGGAGCAGACCATCTTCGGCATGGACTGCGCCCCCTGCGCCTACGGCATGGAGAAGAACCTGGGCAAGCTCGCGGGGGTGGCCAAGGTGAACGTGAGCATCGAGCAGGGCGTGGCCTACATCGACTTCGCGCCGAACAGCCCCACCACCCTCGCGGACATCCACGACGTGGTGCTGCGCGGCGGCCTCACGCCGGAGAAGATCGTGCTCACGGTGCAGGGCACCGTGGCGCAGCGCGGCGACAAGCTGGTGCTGACCGACGGCTCCAAGGAGGAATACCTGCTGTCGGGCCTCAGCGCTGCCCAGCTCGCGGGCCTCAAGCCCGGCGCGGCGGTGTCGGTGCAGGGCGAAGCCACGAGCGATCCCGGGGCTTCTCCCGTCACCCTGAAGGTGCAGGACGTGAAGACACTCTAG
- a CDS encoding hemerythrin domain-containing protein translates to MLLTLLGKRPKDREAPRTATRQRGIPYDPTLITALTHQHRELVMLLVKASSAAEQCYYAEATEALAQFKADLTTHLMRENSQLMPYLSQHLWGEGSEELVREMQANGARIERTVKKFLDSYLDKPVDNDSMYDFLIEVERVCEEFSRQMEREETEFYTLYMGPEAY, encoded by the coding sequence ATGTTACTCACACTCTTAGGCAAGCGACCCAAGGATCGGGAAGCGCCCAGGACCGCCACGCGCCAGCGCGGCATCCCCTACGACCCGACCCTTATCACCGCACTCACCCACCAGCACCGTGAGCTGGTGATGCTGCTCGTCAAGGCCAGCAGCGCCGCCGAGCAGTGCTACTACGCCGAGGCCACCGAGGCCCTGGCGCAGTTCAAGGCGGACCTCACCACGCACCTCATGCGCGAGAACAGCCAGCTCATGCCCTATCTCAGCCAGCACCTGTGGGGCGAGGGCAGCGAGGAGCTGGTGCGCGAGATGCAAGCCAACGGCGCGCGCATCGAACGCACCGTCAAGAAATTCCTGGACAGCTATCTGGACAAGCCCGTCGACAACGACAGCATGTACGACTTCCTGATCGAGGTCGAACGGGTGTGCGAGGAGTTCAGCCGGCAGATGGAGCGTGAGGAGACGGAGTTCTACACGCTCTACATGGGACCGGAAGCGTACTGA
- a CDS encoding divalent metal cation transporter, producing MASFRAFWERCKRHPLAKIGPGLITGAADDDPSGIATYSQAGARYGLDMLWTIPLAFPMVAAVQSMCGRIGRVTGKGLAANMKDTFPPLVLKSMVGLLLVANTLNIGSDLAAMGDVAGLVTGFNRHLMTLFFIGVTLTLQLLVPYHRYVSYLKWLTLSLLAYIAVLFFVDVPWGQVISHTLWPRFRFDSKAADVIIGVFGTTISPYLFFWQTSEEVEDMRTPPRAAPLLRNPGAASKELKRIRMDTWRGMFVANITAYFIILATAITLHMTGVTDIDTATQAAGALKPAAGTYAYWLFAAGIIGTGLMGVPVLAASGAYALCETVGWKCSLEHKPREARGFYGIITASVFAGLALQFVHISPMKALFWSAVINGVVSVPLLAIVVLLASKKSVMGKFTAKRWVTVIGWIATTVMGAAAVWMFIP from the coding sequence ATGGCTTCTTTCCGTGCGTTCTGGGAGCGCTGCAAGAGACACCCCCTGGCGAAGATCGGGCCGGGGCTGATCACCGGCGCGGCGGACGACGATCCGAGCGGCATCGCCACCTATTCCCAGGCGGGCGCCCGCTACGGCCTGGACATGCTCTGGACCATACCGCTGGCCTTCCCCATGGTCGCGGCGGTCCAGTCCATGTGCGGGCGCATCGGCCGGGTCACGGGCAAGGGCCTTGCGGCCAACATGAAGGACACGTTCCCGCCGCTGGTGCTGAAGTCCATGGTTGGGCTGCTGCTCGTCGCCAACACGCTCAACATCGGTTCCGACCTCGCGGCGATGGGCGACGTGGCGGGCCTCGTCACCGGCTTCAACCGCCACCTCATGACGCTGTTCTTCATCGGCGTCACGCTCACGTTGCAGCTGCTCGTGCCCTATCACCGCTACGTCTCGTACCTGAAGTGGCTCACCCTCTCGCTGCTCGCCTACATCGCGGTGCTGTTCTTCGTGGACGTGCCCTGGGGCCAGGTGATCTCCCACACCCTGTGGCCCAGGTTCAGGTTCGATTCCAAGGCGGCCGACGTGATCATCGGCGTCTTCGGCACCACCATCAGCCCCTACCTCTTCTTCTGGCAGACCTCGGAGGAAGTGGAGGACATGCGCACGCCGCCCCGCGCGGCCCCCCTGCTGCGGAACCCGGGCGCGGCGTCCAAGGAGCTCAAGCGCATCCGCATGGACACCTGGCGCGGCATGTTCGTGGCCAACATCACGGCTTACTTCATCATCCTGGCCACTGCCATCACCCTGCACATGACTGGCGTCACTGACATAGACACGGCCACCCAGGCGGCGGGGGCGCTGAAGCCGGCTGCCGGCACCTATGCCTACTGGCTGTTCGCCGCCGGCATCATCGGCACCGGCCTCATGGGCGTGCCGGTGCTGGCCGCATCCGGCGCCTACGCGCTCTGCGAGACCGTGGGCTGGAAGTGCAGCCTGGAGCACAAGCCGCGCGAGGCGCGCGGGTTCTACGGCATCATCACGGCCAGCGTGTTCGCGGGGCTGGCCCTGCAGTTCGTGCACATCAGCCCCATGAAGGCGCTGTTCTGGAGCGCCGTCATCAACGGCGTCGTCTCGGTGCCGCTGCTGGCCATCGTCGTATTGCTGGCGTCGAAGAAGTCGGTGATGGGGAAGTTCACCGCGAAGCGCTGGGTCACCGTCATCGGCTGGATCGCCACCACCGTCATGGGTGCGGCGGCCGTCTGGATGTTCATCCCCTAG
- a CDS encoding isocitrate lyase/phosphoenolpyruvate mutase family protein, giving the protein MDQQAKITEFRRLHGERPLVLPNAWDAGSARLLEQAGAKAIATTSAGVSWSHGLLDGEKLTRDEMLAVIGRIVRRVAVPVTADIEGGYGGGTPRAVAETARTICGLGVAGINLEDSPGREGQKLLEPQEQASRIGAAREAAQAAGCELFINARIDVFMFEVGDPKTWLAETLRRAAAYLSAGADCVFVPGVIDRETIAALVSGIRGPLNIMAMPGAPSVAELGELGVARVSVGPLFTQAAFAAVRRGVRELLEQGTYGNAEDVLSYGDLRTLLAR; this is encoded by the coding sequence ATGGACCAGCAAGCGAAGATCACCGAGTTCCGCCGCCTCCACGGCGAGCGCCCCCTGGTGCTGCCCAACGCCTGGGACGCGGGTTCCGCGCGGCTATTGGAGCAGGCCGGCGCCAAGGCCATCGCCACCACCAGTGCCGGCGTCTCCTGGAGCCACGGCCTGCTCGACGGCGAGAAGCTCACGCGGGACGAGATGCTCGCCGTCATCGGCCGCATCGTGCGCCGGGTCGCCGTGCCGGTGACGGCGGACATCGAAGGCGGCTACGGCGGCGGGACGCCTCGCGCGGTGGCCGAGACGGCGCGCACGATCTGCGGCCTCGGCGTCGCCGGCATCAACCTCGAGGACTCACCCGGGCGCGAAGGGCAGAAGTTGCTCGAACCGCAGGAACAAGCTAGCCGCATCGGGGCGGCCCGGGAAGCGGCGCAGGCCGCCGGCTGCGAGCTCTTCATCAACGCGCGCATCGACGTCTTCATGTTCGAAGTAGGCGACCCCAAGACCTGGCTCGCGGAGACGCTGCGCCGCGCGGCGGCGTACCTCTCCGCCGGCGCGGACTGCGTGTTCGTGCCCGGCGTCATCGACCGGGAGACCATCGCGGCGCTGGTGTCCGGCATCAGGGGTCCGCTCAACATCATGGCGATGCCCGGCGCGCCGAGCGTCGCGGAACTCGGCGAACTCGGCGTGGCGCGCGTGAGCGTGGGGCCGCTCTTCACCCAGGCCGCCTTCGCCGCGGTGCGCCGCGGCGTGCGGGAACTGCTGGAACAGGGTACCTATGGCAACGCCGAGGACGTGCTCTCTTACGGAGACCTCAGGACGCTGCTCGCCCGCTAG
- a CDS encoding glycine zipper 2TM domain-containing protein, which translates to MKKILSVLFLALFSASMSLTGCASDTSTTGRSVASTTDTNAEYGVVKSINETTETQSGVNVGTLIGGAIGAVAGHQFGGGRGQTAATVAGAVGGAVIGTKVGNRGGDQMYKIAVKLKDGQVVNVNQKGDVADLRVGQRVKIVDDQVYPV; encoded by the coding sequence ATGAAAAAGATCCTATCCGTACTCTTCCTCGCCCTGTTCTCTGCTTCCATGTCCCTCACCGGCTGCGCCAGCGACACGAGCACCACCGGCCGGTCGGTGGCTTCGACGACCGACACCAATGCTGAATACGGCGTGGTGAAGTCCATCAACGAGACCACCGAGACCCAGAGCGGCGTTAACGTGGGCACGCTCATCGGCGGCGCCATCGGCGCGGTCGCGGGTCACCAGTTCGGCGGCGGGCGCGGCCAGACGGCGGCCACCGTGGCCGGCGCGGTCGGCGGCGCGGTGATCGGCACCAAGGTCGGCAACCGCGGCGGCGACCAGATGTACAAGATCGCCGTGAAGCTGAAGGACGGCCAGGTGGTCAACGTGAACCAGAAGGGCGACGTGGCTGACCTGCGCGTCGGCCAGCGCGTGAAGATCGTGGACGACCAGGTCTACCCGGTCTAA
- a CDS encoding NAD(P)-dependent alcohol dehydrogenase, with translation MKAISFTEYGPPEVLEYGELPQPEPGDIQVLVRVHAASVNPVDWHFMRGSPFPVRLLLGGLMRPKRRIVPGCDVAGVVESVGKDVTRFKPGDRVFGGIGRGGFAERACAGEERLAIIPAGTSFETAAAVPLASITALQALRKEGGLQPGQSVLIDGASGGVGSLAIQIAKALGARVTAVCSPRNVEQARALGADEVLDYTHEDFALGAARYDFVYGANAYRPLADYRGVLAPRGRFVCTGGSGRLILQLMLLGPLLSLGGKRSKLVTTRFDAADLTFLQGLLAAGRLTPVIDRRYGLSQVPDAIRHIEEGHARGKLIIQVR, from the coding sequence GTGAAAGCCATCTCCTTCACCGAATACGGGCCGCCGGAAGTCCTGGAGTATGGGGAGCTTCCGCAGCCCGAGCCTGGAGACATCCAGGTGCTGGTGAGGGTGCATGCGGCCTCCGTGAACCCGGTGGATTGGCATTTCATGCGCGGCAGCCCCTTCCCCGTCCGTCTCCTGCTGGGCGGGCTGATGAGACCCAAGCGCCGCATCGTACCGGGATGCGATGTGGCGGGCGTGGTGGAGTCGGTGGGCAAGGACGTCACCCGCTTCAAGCCGGGCGACCGGGTGTTCGGCGGCATCGGCCGGGGCGGCTTCGCCGAACGCGCCTGTGCCGGGGAAGAGCGGCTCGCGATCATCCCGGCGGGGACCTCTTTCGAGACCGCCGCGGCGGTCCCGCTCGCCTCCATCACCGCGCTGCAGGCATTGCGCAAGGAGGGCGGGCTACAGCCCGGCCAGAGCGTGCTGATAGACGGCGCCTCCGGCGGCGTGGGCAGCCTCGCCATACAGATAGCGAAGGCGCTGGGCGCGCGCGTGACCGCCGTATGCAGCCCCCGCAACGTGGAGCAAGCCCGGGCACTCGGCGCGGACGAGGTCCTGGATTACACGCACGAGGATTTCGCCCTCGGAGCGGCGCGCTACGACTTCGTGTACGGCGCCAACGCGTATCGCCCCCTCGCTGATTACCGGGGCGTGCTCGCGCCCCGCGGCAGGTTCGTCTGCACCGGCGGCAGCGGCCGCCTGATACTCCAGCTCATGCTGCTGGGGCCGCTGCTCTCCCTCGGCGGCAAGCGGAGCAAGCTCGTGACGACGCGCTTCGATGCCGCGGATCTCACGTTCCTTCAGGGGCTGCTCGCCGCGGGCAGGCTCACGCCCGTGATAGACAGGCGCTATGGGCTGAGCCAGGTGCCGGACGCGATCCGTCATATAGAAGAAGGCCACGCCCGCGGGAAGCTCATCATCCAGGTGCGGTGA
- a CDS encoding methyltransferase has protein sequence MHRISIASLAFVAAFAASVAVAADSVPAYVTSALAAPDRKADAADDAHRQVAAIMAFAQVKPGQKVAELIPGEGYWTRIFSGIVGAQGRVYTVWPDGYQQYVEKSYAHWQKLSATQYKNVSLIRGAAGDLKLPEQVDLVFTNQNYHDYHDPFMGPVDMKAFDKKVFDALKPGGYFVIVDNVAPAGSGFADTDTTHRIDPEAVKKEVESAGFVFDGASDALKNPDDDHKQVSYQPPMAGKNDQFIFRFKKPAK, from the coding sequence ATGCACCGCATATCCATCGCTTCGCTCGCATTCGTCGCCGCTTTTGCCGCATCCGTCGCGGTGGCGGCGGATTCCGTCCCTGCCTACGTGACGTCCGCCCTCGCAGCGCCGGACCGCAAGGCCGACGCGGCCGATGACGCCCACCGCCAGGTAGCCGCCATCATGGCCTTCGCCCAGGTGAAGCCGGGGCAGAAGGTCGCCGAGCTCATCCCCGGCGAGGGTTATTGGACCCGCATCTTCAGCGGCATCGTGGGCGCCCAGGGCCGCGTCTACACCGTCTGGCCGGACGGCTACCAGCAGTACGTGGAGAAGAGCTACGCCCACTGGCAGAAGCTTTCCGCGACCCAGTACAAGAACGTAAGCCTCATCCGCGGCGCTGCCGGAGACCTCAAGCTGCCGGAGCAGGTGGACCTGGTGTTCACCAACCAGAACTACCACGACTACCACGATCCGTTCATGGGCCCGGTGGACATGAAGGCCTTCGACAAGAAGGTGTTCGATGCCCTCAAGCCCGGCGGCTACTTCGTGATTGTGGACAACGTGGCGCCGGCAGGCTCGGGGTTCGCGGACACGGATACCACGCACCGCATCGATCCTGAGGCGGTGAAGAAGGAAGTGGAATCGGCGGGCTTCGTGTTCGACGGCGCGAGCGATGCGCTCAAGAACCCGGACGACGACCACAAGCAGGTCTCATATCAGCCGCCCATGGCCGGCAAGAACGATCAGTTCATCTTCAGGTTCAAGAAGCCGGCGAAATGA
- a CDS encoding metallophosphoesterase — translation MAVKIGILSDLYLDEYGAPSVPRDQPDVLVLAGDIGEGFKGLTWASIAYQCPIIYVVGNYSYRGCNLDTFDQELHSRAWGTNVHVLQNESLVVRGVRFIGTTLWSDFELFGDADTAKTLAQEGCVDYYRISKGGGEPITPADTAGRHREAVRYLEEVATQSFDDGSTVIVTHHAPSMKSVPPRYRDDHIAACYASHLDKLVERVDARFWVHGSQHDAVDYMLGGTRVLANPRGHPKEDAAREIGPFRPEYRLEI, via the coding sequence GTGGCAGTGAAAATCGGCATCCTCTCCGACCTCTATCTAGACGAATACGGCGCGCCCTCGGTCCCCCGCGATCAGCCTGACGTGCTCGTCCTCGCCGGCGACATCGGCGAAGGCTTCAAGGGTCTGACCTGGGCGAGCATCGCCTATCAGTGCCCCATCATCTACGTTGTGGGCAACTACTCCTACCGCGGCTGCAACCTCGACACCTTCGACCAGGAGCTGCATTCGCGGGCCTGGGGGACGAACGTGCACGTGCTGCAGAACGAGAGCCTGGTGGTGCGCGGCGTGCGGTTCATCGGCACCACCCTGTGGAGCGACTTCGAGCTGTTCGGCGATGCGGACACGGCGAAGACGCTGGCCCAGGAAGGTTGCGTGGACTACTACCGCATCAGCAAGGGCGGCGGCGAGCCGATCACCCCGGCAGACACCGCGGGACGGCACCGCGAAGCGGTGCGTTACCTGGAGGAGGTCGCCACCCAGTCCTTCGATGACGGCAGCACCGTGATCGTCACTCACCATGCGCCTTCCATGAAGTCCGTGCCGCCGCGCTATCGCGACGACCATATCGCCGCCTGCTATGCCTCCCACCTGGACAAGCTCGTGGAGCGCGTCGATGCGCGCTTCTGGGTGCATGGCAGCCAGCATGACGCCGTGGACTACATGCTCGGCGGCACGCGCGTGCTGGCGAACCCGCGGGGCCATCCCAAGGAGGACGCCGCGCGCGAGATCGGTCCGTTCAGGCCCGAGTATCGCCTGGAGATCTAG